Part of the Capricornis sumatraensis isolate serow.1 unplaced genomic scaffold, serow.2 scaffold50, whole genome shotgun sequence genome, ttctttctcctcctcctgctccccgtcctcctactcaccctagtttctctccccgcctccccactccccgcccctccacacacacgcaggtcccactcttctcaaacggacctctgactgactgccaacgtttcctttcgccttctttccttcctcccgtcctgcttcctttccttttttttttttcttcgtgttctgttcccccgttccttttcagctgtaccgacgatggcttcgagtgtagcgcctgacacagcgatcgccaggatacgtctagcgagggaccgtccgtcaccacctggtgtcacggcagatgacatctggtgtcgtgacgtgcccgtgactcatggatttcctaagtgggaggtggcaccgcttcatctgtctccctcaccggtggcgctcgttcactcgttctctcccccaccccaccccccgccaccgtgtcccccgctccctcctcgggccacccctcatgtgctccgtggtggtatcttaggagcctgtttctctttggttctgttgtgttcacggtgtatcgtttggtaggtactgcgtggaaacgacggctctgaggtatttccttgagcatcatcccctctaaaggtctctccaagttcctgcagactgtgagatttcattcccttctggtggttgagtcccattcctctgtgtgtgtgtgtgtgtgtgtgtgtgtgtgtgtgtgtgtgtgtgtgtgtgtgtgtgaatagatacaggcgtaggcacacagacagagagctctctccttctgtgtgtacggatgtctacctaggtatgggggtcgatcccacacatacacacgtccgtatcttctctgtcccctccgtgggcactccgtggagtggctgggttgggtcgaagggggactctttggtggagtgttccgagggaatcgcaggactcttttccctagggatgtggtttctctctctgggaggccccaggggatgaGATGTGATCTCTCTGAGTCCGCCCACATGTTCCTCAGCGGCAGCAAAGACGCGTTCGATCGATCAGGAGCCGCTGTCTTCTCGTGGTTCGAACTTGCTGTCGCGATTGCGattccagcccctgggcctttcccctccgaaggagaaggatccttgtccagataaacgccccggggtgcttccgcgagcccgcccccacccccggcagccccagcccagcccagcccagccctgccgctgatgtgttttctaccttgtgcttctgggtgtctgtctgttgtccctttctttgggaggaaggtgtctgctcgggccccctgcctgcccacttcgctcatcgggggtcgtttcccttttggaggctgagttgtctgctgacgccttgatccgttttggacagaaaagccccttttgcaatatgcttgcgctttccccgtatatgtatgtgtctatggataccgacgtatctgcacagatgagcatgtgtattcgtgcctgtgtatctccgtggacgtctgtgtctatatgcctgtgtctacgtatatacacgcaagcatacacgcacagtagaaacgcctaggcatacacgtgcgcacacagacacatgcgtgtatgtgagcatgccctttgaacgtgtttgtttatacccacgtgtgcgcgtatatatagacgcgaatacgcgtgcgtatacatatggacacgcgtatatgcgcatgtgtctgcgttctcgctccccctccccctcccctccccctccccctccccctccccctccccctccccctccccctccccctccccctctccctctccctctctctgacttttaagcagccggagcagttctatgacttgactttcctgcctggtggttctgtttcatttcctttctgatctgcttCAAAAAGTTATGTATTCATGTAACTGGCTGTGGTCATGGAACACGGGGTTTATTTAGTGGATCCCTATCGACTCGGTCCggtcctcctcacctccacgcccctcagccgcccccccccccgcccccgcaccccaggcccccccgccccgcccctcccaacccccacccccgcagccctgccaccccagacctcccgcccgccctcccgcccgcctgccgttctggtgtttgtggccagttcagtgactttgaaatccatgttctcctgacctcaggtgcactttccccacccaccggcgcgtgcttgggtgtgttgtcttcggactttgtcacggtctccacccaggttgagtggtgccttctcttgttgggggttccgagtgtgtctcctccttttcctttcttgctcctgggctcgcgtgtctgtgtctgctttccaaagtcctgctttgttctccgagcagcgctcgcctggtttcgctttgccggcccctccctccctccctccctccctccctccctccctccctctctctttcgggggaggggggccgggggagtctgcgatgccgctggtgcccctctctccgccgaccccgccccgagcccccaccgcccgccggcgtctccgtggaatgtcccccccagcaccccggagtcgcgtgggggagtgagtctccttcgtggcagcctcctgaggagatccttcccagcgtctctcccttcctctgcggccggggtcgcgtcgcgtcgcgtcgctcggcggcggaggctccgggccgagctcgggcgtctgggcggccggcgcggtggcgtccccggcggccggcgacagcgacccgtcctcgggacgttcgagtcgcttgtcgggagccacctggcggccgcttgtatattgtccctcccctctggagcttcggcgaggcctttcaggaggattgtgactcagcctctgggcccgaggcagagctctcagacaccggcgacgctggcggcgacagtcccggtggcgccgaggcctagggacagtcccgctgtcgccggagattggttctctaggtttctgaggagggtgaccgtcgcggcgccccggagccggctcgcggggcggcctgaccgggtcgaccagcatctccccgtgcccctgcggccacggggacggaccgcccggaccctgcctgggccgggccgccgcggtgggcggggagagggtcttccctgcccggagcgcctggactcgggctcggcggtccggacgcctcctgggccgccctcaggagcgtttgcttcgcccctcaggagcgtttgcttcgcccctcaggagcgtttgcttcgccctcggccccgctccggaggtggggaccggcccagacggtggcttggaggtcgccggagggcgcgccagggtccgggccctcgggtcctttctgcccgaggtgttttccgcgtggcactccggaggtgggggaacccgagggttgaccgggggaggcgcgtgtgcggtccccccgtggggtccggtcgcccgaggcgtctcccggcacacatgctttttctttgtcagagtcctgacgggtccggagacgtggatggaccggaccctgcttccgcgggtggccggggagggcgcgctcgacccttcggcgtgccctcgtgggtctcggtcgtcggacgcgactttggctcccccctctccggctccctgaatcccagtcgggaggtgggggccggctcgggccgtcctgggtgccccgtctaggacggtcggggcccgctcgtctcgtgggaagcgcctcgctgacggttctgtcttctgttttccttttgcacatcgaagccaaatccccgttcggagactcggacggaccggtacccctgcccgcgtggacgaggcggggagggcgtcctcggccagcttcccccccgcccccccttggtgcccgcgcccccgctttggccaccacgcgccccctcccccctcccggtcgaccagatgacccccccccccccaagagagcTCGGGGCCTGGTGTTTATGGGGCAGCGTTGGGGACAGGTGGCCGGGACAAGGTTCCGGGGGCCCTCCCTGCGCGTCGTCGATGTGCTCCGCTGTCAGCTGCTGTCATTTCGTCGCCCTTAATAGGCCTTTTTTGCCACCAGGTAAGTGCTGACACGGTCTCCTTTGGTGTCTGCCACCGAGGACTGTGGGTCTCTGGACGCACGCGgggctctgggcttctgggccGCCAGCTGGTGCCCGGTTCGGCCCTTGCCGCTGGAGCCGCCCGCCTGGGCCTGTGCGCCGGCTCCTGTGTGGTGTCGTCTGGCTGACCCGACCCTTGGTGCCACCTCCGGTCTCTGGGCGACCCGAGGGTGGCGGGGCGAGGTGGCGTGTGGGTCTTCTACCCTGTGCATCCCTCGCCCCCGCTGTGGGCACCTGGTTGCGGCTGGGGCGACCCCCGCCCTGTGGGCTCCGTGCCACGTGTCAGGCGTTCTCCTCTTGGGGGTCGTCGGCCGCTCTCGCCTGAGGCgaggtggggggggcggaggTTGCCGGCGAGGCTTAAAGCGGGCCCCTCTGGTGACTGTCCTCACCGTGCCTCCCCCCCCGCTCCACCTTGGCTCAACAGATCGATGTGGTGTGGTCGTGTTCTCCCGGGCCGAGCCTAAGCCGTGCCAGACGAGGGACGGGCGTTCCCAGTGAACGCGTCTGCTCTTCTCGGTCTGTCCGCGGGGCCCCTCGCTTGTCTTCTCCCCCCCTCGCTGCCCAtcagggagggtgaggaaggcaggggttgggTGTGGCTTCTGGCCCTGATCTTCGGTCTCCTTTGCCTCGGGGCGTCAGTGGGGGCCGTTGGTCTTCTGACACAGCAGATTGCTCTCGCTTCGCCTTCTCGGCGTGTGCCCGGCGAGCGGCCCTCCCTGTGGCGGGGAGGGCTGTGCCGCCGCCGACGCCGCGCTGCGCACCCCACGCGGGTGTGTGAGCGTGCCTCGTGTGACCCTCGGTGGTGCCCCTGGAGCGCTCCAGGTCGTCCCTCAGGTGCCTGAGGCCGAGTGGTGGTGTCGTTTCCCTTAACCCGGTGTCCCCCTCGGGTCCCCGCCACGGTGGCGTGTGTGTCCCGTGAGTGGCTCTCTCTGGGGGGGGGGGTCGAGGCGGTAGGGAGAGGCGTGCCTGTTCCCCTCGTCGCGGAGGCCTTGGCGGATGAGGCCTTGCAGGGGGCGGGACGCGGGCTCCGCTCTGGCCCTGACCGCGCACACGCTCCTGTGTGGTGGTCCGCTCCCCTGTACCgcaggcccctcccacccagctgaggactggtggctcgtggagcgcctccgtgggcccgaaggcgacacggtccgggtgagggacggcgcgccctcggggagaacgccttctctagcgatccgagagggagccttggggtaccggaccccccagccgctgcccctcccgagtgcgcagtggccaccgtggcgactgccagagcacgtgggcagagcagaactcccccggccccgcggtggggccgtgtgccgctcgttgcctaccgcggcccgcgcctcccccctccgagtcgggggagggtcccgctgggccccgccgggcgtccggcaggtggggggccgtgtgcgtgcggccggccccccgtggtgcgagccctgggggaaggggggggcTGTGTCGGGGCGCGACGCCCGGTCGGCCTcggcctccccggccccgcagctggtggtgagggggagcccGTCGCGCCCGCCCTCGCCCCCCGAGCCGCAGCTGGTGGCGGCGTGCGGTCACGGTCTGGGCCGCCTCGCTCGAGAGCGTTGTCCCCGGGATGTCGAGCCTCGGGGGTCAGACTCAGATGGGAGACGGATCTGTCGCGTGTGGATGGCGGAAGACGGGTGGACGGCTCGCCGGccctggcggcggggccgggtCGTGGGCCACACTCCGGGGATGGCCGGGGCCGGCCGGCGCCCCAGGCGTCGCGGGACCGCCCTCGCGTGCGGGTGGCGGTGGGATCCCGCGCTGGTGTTCCTGGGGGCCCGGCCGCGTGCCCGGTCCTTTTCCTCCGGTTCCCGGACGGCGCCCACGTCCCTGTCCCGCGGCCCCTGCCGTGCGTGCtcgccggcccctccccgccgccgccggcctcgcCTCTCCTCGTCCGGCGCGTGCGACCGCCCGCGTTCCCGTCCCCTCGTCTGGGCCCGAGCCGGCCTCGCCTCGCCTCACGTGGGTGTCGTCCCCCGGCCTCCGCCGGGCTGGTGGCGACCCCGGGCGGAGCAGTGCCCTCGGAGCCCTGagcgaggggggcggggcggggggccccgcgcgtgtcagggccgtgggggggccgccggtgtgcggcgggagagtgttctccccgggccggctgcggctctgggggtggcggtggtggtgggcgtGAGCCCCGCGAGGGTGGGGGCGCCAGTCGGTCGTCCCCGGGTGGTGCCGCGGGACCGCCCCTGTGCCGGGAGGGCCTGTGGCGGTGAGATCCCACGGCGGGCCCCGGCGGCCGACTCGCGTCCCCTCCCCCGGGTCGCTTTGGGCCGTTCCCCTCGCGGTGGCGTgcggccacccccacctccgccgccGGTCGCGCGGTGTCGGCCCCGCGTGGCCGCATCCCGTCGGTGCCcctctccgtctgtccgtccgcctCAGTCCCCTCGCCGTCTGCTGCTCCCCGGGGCCGTGCCCCGGCGTGCCTCGCTTCCCGGGCCCGCCGCGGCCCCGATCCGTCGCCCGTTTcgtcgccgccgctgccgccgccgtcgcgtgctggacgagggggcgcccccgccccggtGCGCTCGCCCGAGCGCGGGACGGGGGTACCCGGTCTCGCCCCCCCGCGGGCCGGTCGCCGTGTCCTCGCCGcccggcctcccccgccccgctctggGGCGGGTGGACGGACGGACGCCGAGGGCGCGCGTCGGCCGTCCCCGGTGtggcccgggccgggccgggcggggtggaggaggagggagaggagggtggcccccgccgccctcctcccgccgcaccccacccccccgccctccccctcgtgcctcccgcgcggtggcggcggcgcgctGCGACCCTCGCGGGCCCGAGGGTGCGTCGCGCGGTCGGGCATCCTCGCCACGGGCGGGACCGGGGCGGCCGGGTCTCCCGGCCCGGCGAGCGCCCTTCCCGaacccccccccccgacccctcccggcttcctcacctcgcggggtctctctctctctctctcccggctcgcgcctctgccccccgccccgctcccggcacgcccggctcctcgtggtcgcgctcgctcgcgcccctacctggttgatcctgccagtagcatatgcttgtctcaaagattaagccatgcatgtctaagtacgcacggccggtacagtgaaactgcgaatggctcattaaatcagttatggttcctttggtcgctcgctcctctcctacttggataactgtggtaattctagagctaatacatgccgacgggcgctgacccccttcgcgggggggatgcgtgcatttatcagatcaaaaccaacccggtccgcctcctcccggccccggccggggggcgggcgcCGGCGGCTTTGGTGACTCTAGATAACCTCGGGCCGATCGCACGCCCCCCGTGGCGGCGACGACCCATTCGAACGTCTGCCCTATCAACTTTCGATGGTAGTCGCCGTGCCTACCATGGTGACCACGGGTGACGGGGAATCAGGGTTCGATTCCGGAGAGGGAGCCTGAGAAACGGCTACCACATCCAAGGAAGGCAGCAGGCGCGCAAATTACCCACTCCCGACCCGGGGAGGTAGTGacgaaaaataacaatacaggactctttcgaggccctgtaattggaatgagtccactttaaatccttccgcgaggatccattggagggcaagtctggtgccagcagccgcggtaattccagctccaatagcgtatattaaagttgctgcagttaaaaagctcgtagttggatcttgggagcgggcgggcggtccgccgcgaggcgagccaccgcccgtccccgccccttgcctctcggcgccccctcgatgctcttagctgagtgtcccgcggggcccgaagcgtttactttgaaaaaattagagtgttcaaagcaggcccgagccgcctggataccgcagctaggaataatggaataggaccgcggttctattttgttggttttcgGAACTGAGGCCATGATTAAGAGGGACGGCCGGGGGCATTCGTATTGCGCCGCTAGAGGTGAAATTCTTGGACCGGCGCAAGACGGACCAGAGCGAAAGCATTTgccaagaatgttttcattaatcaaGAACGAAAGTCGGAGGTTCGAAGACGATCAGATACCGTCGTAGTTCCGACCATAAACGATGCCGACTGGCGATGCGGCGGCGTTATTCCCATGACCCGCCGGGCAGCTTCCGGGAAACCAAAGTCTTTGGGTTCCGGGGGGAGTAtggttgcaaagctgaaacttaaaGGAATTGACGGAAGGGCACCACCAGGAGTGGAGCCTGCGGCTTAATTTGACTCAACACGGGAAACCTCACCCGGCCCGGACACGGACAGGATTGACAGATCGATAGCTCTTTCTCGATTCCGTGGGTGGTGGTGCATGGCCGTTCTTAGTTGGTGGAGCGATTTGTCTGGTTAATTCCGATAACGAACGAGACTCTGGCATGCTAACTAGTTACGCGACCCCCGAGCGGTCGGCGTCCCCCAACTTCTTAGAGGGACAAGTGGCGTTCAGCCACCCGAGATTGAGCAATAACAGGTCTGTGATGCCCTTAGATGTCCGGGGCTGCACGCGCGCTACACTGACTGGCTCAGCGTGTGCCTACCCTACGCCGGCAGGCGCGGGTAACCCGTTGAACCCCATTCGTGATGGGGATCGGGGATTGCAATTATTCCCCATGAACGAGGAATTCCCAGTAAGTGCGGGTCATAAGCTTGCGTTGATTAAGTCCCTGCCCTTTGTACACACCGCCCGTCGCTACTACCGATTGGATGGTTTAGTGAGGCCCTCGGATCGGCCCCGCCGGGGTCGGCCCGCGGCCCTGGCGGAGCGCTGAGAAGACGGTCGAACTTGACTATCTAGAGGAAGTAAAAGTCGTAACAAGGTTTCCGTAGGTGAACCTGCGGAAGGATCATTAACGCGTGCAGGTCGCGCGTGCCGAGAGCGTGGCGCGgtggcccggcccggccccgccccgcccggctcgcgagcctcgccttccgccgccacccccgtgcggcgcgggatggggaagggagggggaggggagacgccCTGCGCGGCGCCCGGCGGCGTCGCCTCCGGCGTGCGTCCCTCTCCCCGCCCGGCCCTCCCCGCCACGTCCCTCGAGGTGGGCCCGAGGGTTCGGCGGGGGTgccgatgggggtgggggggttgccccgcgcgcctccctccccccgccaccccgtcgCCCGTGGCGCCGGCCACGaccgcctctcccccaccccggcccgcggGCCCCGCGCGGCGCGGGTCCTCCGGTCGCGTCTCGCGGGCTGTGCGGCGCGACGGGCGGCGGCTTTCCCCGTCGCGGGGCCGCTCGCCCTGCCCCGTCGCCTCCCGCGCCGCCGGCCCTGGGCCGGTCCGCCTCGGCCGGTCGTCGTCGGTCGTCCCGCCGCTCTGGGCCTGCCGCGCGGTCGCCGGGCGCCTCCCCGCGCCCTCCCGGCCTCGGGGCtctgtcccgcccccacccccaccccccccacacgcctcccggcggcttgtgtgtctctgtccggtttctcccgtcctctcgaccccctgcccgctgggcgccaagcttcccgtcggagcccccctgccccccctgccctctgccctcggtggtggtggtgtggggggaagggtgcccgggaacgcgggcgcgggtaggggccccccccacccccggtggttgggggagagaggatgggggcgtccggcggggccgggcccgtACGGGGGGCGTGTGAGGGCGCGGCGGTGGGGAAAGGGCTCTGCCCCGTTACGGGGGGACGGCTGGGGCTGGCTGTCTGGCGCCCGGCGGGGCCCTCCGGGCGGCGGTCGACCGGCGCGCGGCGGGGGGCCCCCCGTGTGTCACGGGCCGGCAGCGCCGAGGCCCGCGCGCGGCCGCGGGCGGGGACGCGGTGGTCGGCGGTCGGTGGTCGGCGTCGGGGCGGTGGCCCGTGGGGGCGCGCCGTGCCCCTCGCCCGCCTCCCCCTCTCCAGGTACCTAGCGCGTCCCGGCGCGGAGGTTTAAAGACCCCTGGGGGGGGGTCGCCCGTCCGCCTTGGGGTCGGGGCGGTCGGGCCcgcggggaggcgggaggcgtgCCTCCCGTCTCCCCCGGACTCCGCCGTCCCCCGAGGGGCCGGGGTGGCGCGCGGCGTGCCGCGCCGCGGTCACTGCCGCCGCGGCCGTCGGGAGGGGGC contains:
- the LOC138072471 gene encoding collagen alpha-1(III) chain-like, with protein sequence MPDRATHPRAREGRSAPPPPRGRHEGEGGGVGCGGRRAAGATLLSLLLHPARPGPGHTGDGRRAPSASVRPPAPERGGGGRAARTRRPARGGARPGTPVPRSGERTGAGAPPRPARDGGGSGGDETGDGSGPRRAREARHAGARPRGAADGEGTEADGQTERGTDGMRPRGADTARPAAEVGVAARHREGNGPKRPGGGDASRPPGPAVGSHRHRPSRHRGGPAAPPGDDRLAPPPSRGSRPPPPPPPEPQPARGEHSPAAHRRPPHGPDTRGAPRPAPLAQGSEGTAPPGVATSPAEAGGRHPREARRGRLGPRRGDGNAGGRTRRTRRGEAGGGGEGPASTHGRGRGTGTWAPSGNRRKRTGHAAGPPGTPARDPTATRTRGRSRDAWGAGRPRPSPECGPRPGPAARAGEPSTRLPPSTRDRSVSHLSLTPEARHPGDNALERGGPDRDRTPPPAAARGARAGATGSPSPPAAGPGRPRPTGRRAPTQPPPSPRARTTGGRPHAHGPPPAGQRATHGTHTPPWRGPEGDTGLRETTPPLGLRHLRDDLERSRGTTEGHTRHAHTPAWGAQRGVGGGTALPATGRAARRAHAEKAKREQSAVSEDQRPPLTPRGKGDRRSGPEATPNPCLPHPP